One stretch of Streptomyces sp. MMBL 11-1 DNA includes these proteins:
- a CDS encoding SCO family protein: MRNTKAVTAVAFAAAAALALSACGTADDKAESSSIADVSAAPKNKAATVLDQPFTKPDLVLTDTHGKEYDLREATKGKPTLIYFGYTNCPDVCPLTMSNISLAKRELPKADQEKLQVVFITTDPERDTPASLGKWLSAQDPSFTGLTGDFPAIQAGARQIGIGIDAPKKEKDGTVVSMHGAQVIAFSPKTDKGYVLYGEDTTADEYTKDLPKLLKGEAP; this comes from the coding sequence ATGCGCAACACAAAAGCAGTGACGGCCGTGGCGTTCGCCGCCGCGGCCGCACTGGCCCTCTCCGCCTGCGGCACCGCTGACGACAAGGCGGAGTCCTCGTCCATCGCCGACGTCAGCGCCGCGCCGAAGAACAAGGCCGCGACCGTCCTCGACCAGCCGTTCACCAAGCCGGACCTCGTCCTCACCGACACCCACGGCAAGGAGTACGACCTCCGCGAGGCGACCAAGGGCAAGCCGACGCTCATCTACTTCGGCTACACCAACTGCCCCGACGTCTGCCCGCTGACCATGAGCAACATCTCCCTCGCCAAGCGGGAGCTGCCCAAGGCCGACCAGGAGAAGCTCCAGGTCGTCTTCATCACCACCGACCCCGAGCGCGACACCCCCGCCTCGCTCGGCAAGTGGCTCTCCGCCCAGGACCCCTCCTTCACCGGCCTCACCGGCGACTTCCCGGCCATCCAGGCCGGGGCGCGGCAGATCGGCATCGGTATCGACGCGCCGAAGAAGGAGAAGGACGGAACCGTCGTCTCGATGCACGGCGCCCAGGTCATCGCCTTCTCCCCGAAGACGGACAAGGGGTATGTCCTCTACGGCGAGGACACCACCGCCGATGAGTACACGAAGGACCTCCCCAAGCTGCTCAAGGGGGAGGCTCCGTGA
- a CDS encoding ATP-binding protein: MRHWQRIGRFPVQLSGASNPWRGAKEVSGVALVVAQEVPASSSMAIPHGPAGVGQARRRMREQLRGNGVSDAVVDDAVLILSELLSNACRHGRPLGRPDVGDGDIRAAWRVDTGGALTVEVTDGGGPTRPVPATPSVTARGGRGLNIISALAQEWGVRDDSSGEVTVWALVSSKKPSGIGGNGSDVSGTGARGISANGSGAHGISANDSRAHGIGANGTDAHGISAHRTGGLTGFEGLDLSEAFDDVG, translated from the coding sequence GTGCGTCACTGGCAGCGCATTGGCCGGTTTCCGGTGCAGCTCAGTGGGGCATCCAACCCGTGGCGTGGGGCAAAGGAGGTCTCGGGGGTGGCGTTGGTGGTGGCACAAGAGGTGCCCGCGTCGTCGAGCATGGCCATTCCTCATGGCCCTGCCGGCGTGGGGCAGGCACGGCGGCGGATGCGTGAGCAGTTGCGCGGCAACGGGGTGTCCGACGCGGTCGTCGACGACGCTGTCCTGATCCTTTCCGAACTCCTCAGCAACGCCTGTCGGCACGGCAGACCCCTGGGGCGCCCCGACGTCGGCGACGGGGACATCCGCGCCGCCTGGCGGGTGGACACCGGCGGCGCGCTCACCGTGGAGGTCACGGACGGCGGCGGCCCGACCCGCCCGGTTCCGGCCACCCCCTCGGTGACGGCGCGCGGCGGCCGGGGCCTCAACATCATCAGCGCCCTGGCCCAGGAATGGGGCGTACGGGACGACTCGTCCGGCGAGGTCACCGTCTGGGCCCTGGTCTCCTCGAAGAAGCCTTCCGGCATCGGCGGCAACGGCTCCGACGTGAGCGGCACCGGCGCGCGCGGCATCAGTGCGAACGGCTCCGGCGCGCACGGCATCAGCGCGAATGACTCCAGAGCGCATGGCATCGGTGCGAACGGCACCGATGCGCACGGCATCAGCGCGCACCGCACCGGCGGGCTGACCGGTTTCGAGGGCCTGGATCTCTCCGAGGCCTTCGACGACGTGGGCTGA
- a CDS encoding PP2C family protein-serine/threonine phosphatase: MLDIGLLVRVHVDALIVAQNHMGVCDAIRRITPVGKLAAMSAPHLPKVAGIDPEVPVSTHTSAPLTEIPGPPGAFIQDRLAGWVSDLTTLHELTERLAGTNTLDDALNELLHAGAALVGARRGLLVLEPANGEGPFATLGLGLSHAELGHIATVPRSATALGRVLDGLPDTAGGVVSPDLLAEKDLDPRHREVAARLGYAADYALPLASEAAGRLGAAVWLYDEPAEPAQKQRHLAGLYARYATEHLARLIELERARADVAAVAEELLPSRLPRIPGVQLAARHRTGPRGGGDWYDALPLPDRTLGLAVGSVGGSGPSAMAAMGRLRASLRAYAVMEGEDPVAVLSDLELLLRLTEPARTATALFAYCEPAARKVVLAGAGHTPPLVIGERRCEFVETTLSAPLGMLACWEAPSVEFSPAPGETVLLYTDGLLRRTGDTMDRAFARLHSAASSVPRSDRHDPAAVADHVLRTVLPDGLDRSDSSEDVVILAAHFD, encoded by the coding sequence ATGCTGGACATCGGGTTACTTGTGCGTGTACATGTGGATGCATTGATAGTGGCGCAGAATCACATGGGGGTTTGCGATGCTATTCGACGAATCACACCGGTCGGAAAGCTGGCTGCCATGAGCGCCCCACACCTGCCGAAAGTGGCTGGAATCGATCCAGAAGTTCCGGTTTCAACGCACACTTCCGCTCCCCTGACGGAGATCCCGGGGCCGCCCGGAGCCTTCATCCAGGACCGGCTCGCGGGCTGGGTCTCGGACCTCACGACGCTGCACGAACTCACCGAACGGCTGGCCGGTACGAACACGCTCGACGATGCCCTGAACGAGCTGCTGCACGCCGGAGCCGCCCTCGTCGGAGCCCGCCGCGGGCTTCTCGTTCTGGAACCGGCGAACGGCGAAGGCCCCTTCGCCACCCTCGGCCTCGGGCTCAGCCACGCCGAGCTCGGCCACATCGCGACCGTGCCGCGCTCGGCCACCGCGCTCGGCCGCGTCCTCGACGGGCTGCCGGACACCGCCGGCGGGGTCGTCAGCCCCGATCTGCTCGCCGAGAAGGACCTGGACCCCCGGCACCGCGAGGTCGCCGCCCGGCTCGGCTACGCCGCCGACTACGCCCTCCCGCTCGCCTCCGAGGCGGCCGGCCGCCTCGGCGCGGCCGTCTGGCTCTACGACGAACCGGCCGAGCCCGCGCAGAAGCAGCGTCACCTCGCCGGCCTCTACGCGCGCTACGCCACCGAGCACCTGGCCCGCCTGATCGAGCTGGAGCGCGCCCGCGCGGACGTCGCCGCCGTCGCCGAGGAGCTGCTCCCCAGCCGGCTGCCCCGGATCCCCGGCGTCCAGCTCGCCGCGCGGCACCGCACCGGCCCCCGGGGCGGCGGCGACTGGTACGACGCGCTGCCACTGCCCGACCGCACGCTCGGCCTCGCCGTCGGCTCCGTGGGCGGGTCCGGGCCGAGCGCCATGGCCGCCATGGGCCGGCTGCGCGCCAGCCTGCGGGCGTACGCCGTGATGGAGGGCGAGGACCCCGTCGCCGTCCTCTCCGACCTGGAACTGCTGCTGCGGCTCACCGAACCCGCGCGGACCGCGACAGCCCTCTTCGCCTACTGCGAGCCCGCCGCCCGCAAGGTCGTGCTGGCCGGGGCCGGGCACACCCCGCCCCTGGTGATCGGCGAGCGGCGCTGCGAGTTCGTCGAGACCACGCTCTCCGCGCCGCTGGGGATGCTCGCCTGCTGGGAGGCGCCGAGCGTGGAGTTCAGCCCGGCGCCAGGCGAAACGGTGCTGCTCTACACGGACGGGCTGCTGCGCCGCACCGGGGACACGATGGACCGCGCCTTCGCCCGGCTGCACTCCGCCGCCTCCTCCGTACCGAGGTCGGACCGGCACGATCCGGCGGCCGTCGCCGACCACGTCCTGCGCACGGTGCTTCCCGACGGTCTCGACCGGAGCGACTCCTCCGAGGACGTCGTGATCCTCGCCGCCCACTTCGACTGA
- a CDS encoding copper resistance CopC/CopD family protein, translated as MSATAPYTGPSPIRRPVAVAALLAALISLVFGLLLAGAGPASAHAALTGSDPRDGAVVDTAPKEVTLSFSEAIAVGDDSIRVLDPSGKRADTEAEPRDLSEGSTVRYGVALHSGLPDGTYTVAWQAISADSHPISGAFTFSIGAPSETTVALPSQEAGGGPVGVVYDIARYAAYGGFVLLVGGSAFVLVCWRRGATALPMQRLVVRGWLTLTAATLVMLLLRNPYTGSGKFADAFDLAGLQSVLDTKPGAALVSRLLLLGAAALFIAVLFGTYARREDEQEKKDLTFGLAVGGGVVAAGIAATWAMSEHASTGIQTSIAMPVDVLHLLAVAAWLGGLASLLVALYRTPDIGSAAVRRFSAVAFGSVVVLAATGIYQSWRQVGSWSALTGTRYGQLLILKVALIAVLLAVAWFSRRWTGRLTDTAVASSGAEEEEEAAAPEPESTAPAASAEASDEVAPERAAQLARQRAVLTATKKKRIRDADPERSGLRRSVLAEAAVAVVLLAVTTMLTSTEPGRTEEEAAGGATAATAPAAGVPVNLSMPFDTGGENGKGTVRIDIDPGRTGSNDLHVWIDGSDGEPMDVPELKLALTLKAKDIGPLPVVPDRLAEGHWTASGVQIPMAGDWKVDVTVRTSDIDQVTIDDNAKIG; from the coding sequence ATGTCTGCCACCGCCCCGTACACCGGACCGTCCCCGATACGACGGCCCGTCGCCGTCGCCGCGCTTCTCGCCGCGCTGATCAGCCTGGTCTTCGGGCTGCTGCTGGCCGGCGCGGGCCCGGCGTCCGCGCACGCCGCCCTCACCGGGAGCGACCCGCGGGACGGGGCGGTGGTGGACACCGCGCCCAAGGAGGTCACCCTCAGCTTCTCCGAGGCCATCGCCGTGGGCGACGACTCCATCCGGGTCCTCGACCCCAGCGGCAAGCGCGCCGACACCGAAGCCGAACCGCGCGATCTCTCCGAGGGCTCCACCGTCCGCTACGGCGTCGCGCTCCACTCCGGCCTGCCGGACGGCACCTACACGGTGGCCTGGCAGGCGATCTCCGCCGACAGCCACCCGATCTCCGGCGCGTTCACGTTCTCCATCGGCGCCCCGTCCGAGACCACGGTGGCCCTGCCCTCCCAGGAGGCGGGCGGCGGCCCGGTCGGCGTCGTCTACGACATCGCGCGCTACGCCGCGTACGGCGGATTCGTCCTGCTCGTCGGCGGCAGCGCGTTCGTCCTGGTCTGCTGGCGGCGCGGCGCGACCGCCCTGCCGATGCAGCGGCTCGTGGTGCGGGGCTGGCTCACGCTGACCGCGGCGACCCTGGTCATGCTGCTGCTGCGCAACCCGTACACCGGAAGCGGGAAGTTCGCCGACGCCTTCGACCTCGCCGGCCTCCAGTCCGTCCTGGACACCAAGCCCGGCGCCGCCCTCGTCTCCCGGCTGCTGCTGCTCGGGGCCGCCGCCCTGTTCATCGCCGTGCTCTTCGGCACGTACGCCCGGCGCGAGGACGAACAGGAGAAGAAGGACCTCACCTTCGGCCTCGCCGTCGGGGGCGGGGTGGTCGCGGCGGGCATCGCCGCCACCTGGGCGATGTCCGAACACGCCTCGACCGGCATCCAGACGAGCATCGCCATGCCGGTGGACGTCCTTCACCTGCTGGCCGTCGCCGCCTGGCTCGGCGGGCTCGCCTCGCTCCTGGTGGCGCTGTACCGGACGCCGGACATCGGGAGCGCCGCGGTCCGGCGCTTCTCCGCGGTCGCGTTCGGCAGTGTCGTGGTCCTGGCCGCGACCGGGATCTACCAGTCCTGGCGGCAGGTCGGCTCCTGGTCGGCGCTGACCGGGACGCGCTACGGCCAGCTGCTGATCCTCAAGGTGGCGCTGATCGCCGTCCTGCTGGCCGTCGCGTGGTTCTCCCGGCGCTGGACGGGGCGGCTGACGGACACCGCCGTCGCCTCCTCCGGAGCCGAGGAGGAAGAGGAGGCCGCCGCGCCCGAGCCGGAGAGCACCGCCCCGGCCGCGTCGGCGGAGGCTTCCGACGAGGTCGCCCCCGAGCGCGCCGCACAACTGGCCCGTCAGCGGGCCGTCCTGACCGCGACCAAGAAGAAGCGGATACGGGACGCCGACCCGGAGCGCTCCGGGCTGCGCCGCTCGGTCCTGGCCGAAGCCGCCGTCGCCGTCGTCCTGCTGGCCGTCACCACCATGCTGACCTCCACCGAGCCGGGCCGTACCGAGGAGGAGGCCGCGGGCGGCGCCACCGCGGCCACCGCCCCCGCCGCCGGCGTCCCGGTCAACCTGAGCATGCCGTTCGACACCGGCGGCGAGAACGGCAAGGGCACCGTCCGCATCGACATCGACCCCGGCCGCACCGGATCCAACGATCTGCATGTGTGGATCGACGGCAGCGACGGCGAGCCGATGGACGTCCCCGAGCTGAAGCTGGCCCTCACCCTGAAAGCGAAGGACATCGGCCCGCTGCCGGTCGTCCCGGACCGGCTGGCCGAGGGGCACTGGACGGCGAGCGGCGTACAGATCCCGATGGCCGGGGACTGGAAGGTCGACGTGACCGTACGGACGTCGGACATCGACCAGGTCACCATCGACGACAACGCGAAGATCGGCTGA
- a CDS encoding copper chaperone PCu(A)C, giving the protein MNRRAALAGALALTTGLTLAGCSSDSAKPDLKVVGAYLPQPVSDMAAGFLVVRNSGGAGDRLTSVTSPLSDDVTIHRTKNQKMREVSSFEVPANGELDLERGGNHIMFMKLKQKPQQGEKVPVELHFEKAGPITVDLPVKETTHNPKKQ; this is encoded by the coding sequence GTGAACCGTCGCGCAGCCCTCGCCGGCGCCCTGGCCCTCACCACGGGGCTGACGCTGGCCGGGTGCTCGTCGGACAGCGCGAAGCCCGACCTGAAGGTCGTCGGGGCGTATCTGCCGCAGCCCGTCAGCGACATGGCCGCCGGGTTCCTCGTCGTCCGGAACAGCGGCGGCGCCGGGGACCGGCTCACCTCGGTGACCAGTCCGCTCTCCGACGACGTCACGATCCACAGGACGAAGAACCAGAAGATGCGCGAGGTCTCCTCGTTCGAGGTGCCCGCGAACGGCGAGCTCGATCTCGAACGCGGTGGCAACCACATCATGTTCATGAAGCTCAAACAGAAGCCCCAGCAGGGCGAGAAGGTCCCCGTCGAGCTGCACTTCGAGAAGGCCGGCCCCATCACGGTCGACCTGCCGGTGAAGGAAACCACCCACAACCCGAAGAAGCAGTGA
- a CDS encoding ATP-binding protein: MSIWWSLHLRREAASVPLARRFLLGTMETAGVDPDISFDLSLALSEACANAVEHGGDRTALGEPGDSGYGRPAADSGQYRVTAYLDGEKCRIEVSDSGPGFPARRALRPAAQSEQHPQHPLPPGDAEAESGRGLDLIQQLSDHVQFGNRPGHGAVVRFDKVLKWREGALLTV, from the coding sequence ATGAGCATCTGGTGGTCTCTCCATTTGCGGCGCGAAGCTGCGAGCGTCCCGCTCGCCCGTCGTTTTCTGCTCGGCACCATGGAAACCGCAGGGGTGGATCCGGACATCTCGTTCGACCTGTCGCTCGCGCTCAGCGAGGCCTGTGCGAACGCCGTCGAACACGGCGGCGACCGCACGGCTCTCGGGGAGCCGGGGGATTCCGGGTACGGACGCCCCGCCGCGGACTCCGGGCAGTACCGGGTCACGGCCTATCTCGACGGCGAGAAATGCCGTATCGAGGTCAGCGACTCGGGGCCGGGCTTTCCCGCCCGGCGCGCGCTTCGCCCAGCCGCGCAATCCGAACAGCACCCGCAGCACCCGCTCCCCCCGGGGGACGCCGAAGCCGAGAGCGGCAGAGGCCTCGACCTCATCCAGCAGCTCTCGGACCACGTCCAGTTCGGCAACCGGCCGGGCCACGGCGCGGTGGTGCGCTTCGACAAGGTCCTGAAATGGCGCGAGGGCGCGCTGCTCACGGTCTAG
- a CDS encoding DUF5926 family protein, whose product MAKKRPQSKAGKQQLKDGEIPVVGAREPCPCGSGRRYKACHGRAAAQAVTELVHRPFEGLAGECDWVALRELVPAATVELTLKDGLPEGVPSVTLATVLPMAWPALRRDDGSVLLALQNDTSSGDLSRDLADTLQHALEAEPGSPVTARRVPADGPRLQDLLAPDAAFEPNVHSGFEFWVPDAENATPEVSASLERANAAAIPTTLLSGVDAAYWCETPEKNHLRWVMPHPEEQLLDALARLHAAGTSSLGDETRLVGSFRAHGLVVPVWDLPSSMGAEACEKPAVEFAERLAAALASDAPLTAEERRARGGLTNRQVTLS is encoded by the coding sequence ATGGCCAAGAAGCGCCCTCAGTCCAAGGCCGGGAAGCAGCAGCTCAAGGACGGTGAGATCCCGGTCGTCGGGGCCCGTGAGCCCTGCCCGTGCGGATCGGGCCGCCGTTACAAGGCGTGTCACGGACGCGCCGCCGCCCAGGCCGTGACCGAGCTCGTGCACCGCCCCTTCGAGGGACTCGCGGGCGAGTGCGACTGGGTCGCGCTGCGCGAGCTGGTGCCCGCCGCCACGGTCGAACTGACCCTCAAGGACGGGCTGCCCGAGGGAGTTCCGTCGGTGACGCTCGCGACGGTCCTGCCGATGGCCTGGCCGGCACTGCGCCGCGACGACGGTTCCGTCCTGCTCGCCCTGCAGAACGACACTTCCTCCGGCGACCTCAGCCGCGACCTCGCGGACACCCTCCAGCACGCCCTGGAGGCCGAGCCCGGCTCCCCGGTCACCGCACGCCGCGTGCCGGCAGACGGTCCGCGCCTGCAGGATCTCCTCGCCCCGGACGCCGCTTTCGAGCCGAACGTGCACTCCGGGTTCGAATTCTGGGTGCCGGACGCGGAGAACGCCACGCCGGAGGTGTCCGCCTCCCTGGAGCGCGCGAACGCCGCCGCGATCCCGACGACGCTGCTGTCCGGCGTCGACGCCGCGTACTGGTGCGAGACACCGGAGAAGAACCACCTGCGCTGGGTCATGCCGCACCCCGAGGAGCAGCTCCTCGACGCGCTCGCCCGGCTGCACGCCGCCGGCACCTCCTCGCTCGGCGACGAGACCCGCCTGGTCGGATCGTTCCGGGCGCACGGGCTCGTGGTCCCCGTCTGGGACCTGCCCAGCTCGATGGGGGCCGAGGCGTGCGAGAAGCCCGCCGTCGAGTTCGCCGAGCGACTTGCGGCGGCGCTCGCGTCCGACGCCCCGCTCACCGCCGAGGAACGCCGCGCCCGGGGCGGTCTCACCAACCGCCAGGTGACCCTCAGCTGA
- a CDS encoding aminopeptidase P family protein codes for MSEELIPETPEQETEENEAAEAIKQRKNGLYPAVSDELAANMKSGWADTELHDLQPIAQAEHTAARRAALSARFPGERLVIPAGHLKTRSNDTEYAFRASTEYAYLTGDRTQDGVLVLEPKGGGHEATLYLLPRSNRENGEFWLDGQGELWVGRRNSLSEAEQLLNIPAKDVRELPAALAEATGPVRNVRGHDAGIEAALTDKVTAERDEELRVYLSEARLVKDAFEIAELQKACDATARGFEDVVRSLDKAEATSERFIEGTFFLRARIEGNDIGYASICAAGPHATTLHWVRNDGDVRAGELLLLDAGVETHDLYTADVTRTLPINGTFSPLQRKIYDAVYEAQEAGIAAVKPGATFRDFHDASQRVLAEKLIAWGLLGDLDVDKVLELGLQRRWTLHGTGHMLGMDVHDCAVARTEAYVDGVLEPGVCLTVEPGLYFQADDLTVPEEYRGIGVRIEDDILVTEDGNRNLSATLPRQADEVEAWMARLKG; via the coding sequence GTGTCTGAGGAGCTCATCCCGGAGACCCCGGAGCAGGAGACCGAAGAGAACGAAGCAGCGGAGGCGATCAAGCAGCGGAAGAACGGCCTCTACCCGGCCGTCTCCGACGAGCTCGCTGCGAACATGAAGTCGGGCTGGGCCGACACGGAGCTGCACGATCTCCAGCCGATCGCCCAGGCCGAGCACACCGCCGCCCGGCGCGCCGCGCTCTCCGCCCGCTTCCCCGGTGAGCGCCTGGTCATCCCCGCGGGCCACCTGAAGACCCGCTCCAACGACACCGAGTACGCCTTCCGCGCCTCCACCGAGTACGCGTACCTCACCGGTGACCGGACCCAGGACGGCGTGCTCGTCCTGGAGCCGAAGGGCGGCGGCCACGAGGCGACCCTGTACCTGCTGCCGCGCTCCAACCGGGAGAACGGCGAGTTCTGGCTCGACGGCCAGGGCGAGCTGTGGGTCGGCCGGCGCAACTCCCTCTCCGAGGCCGAGCAGCTGCTGAACATCCCCGCGAAGGACGTCCGCGAGCTGCCCGCCGCGCTGGCCGAGGCCACCGGCCCGGTCCGTAACGTGCGCGGCCACGACGCCGGCATCGAGGCCGCCCTCACCGACAAGGTGACCGCCGAGCGCGACGAGGAACTGCGCGTCTACCTCTCCGAGGCCCGCCTGGTGAAGGACGCCTTCGAGATCGCCGAGCTGCAGAAGGCGTGCGACGCCACCGCGCGCGGCTTCGAGGACGTCGTGAGGAGCCTGGACAAGGCCGAGGCGACCAGCGAGCGCTTCATCGAGGGCACGTTCTTCCTGCGCGCCCGCATCGAGGGCAACGACATCGGCTACGCCTCGATCTGCGCCGCCGGTCCGCACGCCACCACCCTGCACTGGGTCCGCAACGACGGCGACGTGCGCGCCGGCGAGCTGCTGCTCCTGGACGCCGGCGTGGAGACCCATGACCTCTACACCGCCGACGTGACGCGCACCCTGCCGATCAACGGCACGTTCTCGCCGCTCCAGCGCAAGATCTACGACGCGGTGTACGAGGCACAGGAGGCGGGCATCGCCGCCGTGAAGCCCGGCGCCACCTTCCGCGACTTCCACGACGCCTCGCAGCGCGTGCTCGCCGAGAAGCTCATCGCGTGGGGCCTGCTCGGCGACCTGGACGTGGACAAGGTCCTGGAGCTCGGCCTCCAGCGCCGCTGGACCCTCCACGGCACGGGCCACATGCTCGGCATGGACGTCCACGACTGCGCCGTCGCACGCACCGAGGCGTACGTCGACGGCGTCCTGGAGCCGGGTGTCTGCCTGACCGTGGAGCCGGGTCTGTACTTCCAGGCCGACGACCTGACCGTGCCGGAGGAGTACCGCGGCATCGGCGTCCGGATCGAGGACGACATCCTCGTCACCGAGGACGGCAACCGGAACCTCTCCGCCACGCTGCCCCGCCAGGCGGACGAGGTCGAGGCCTGGATGGCGCGGCTGAAGGGCTGA
- a CDS encoding glycerophosphodiester phosphodiesterase: MTHARQRSAHTSIQVIAHRGASDDAPEHTLAAYRKAIEDGADGLECDVRLTADGHLVCVHDRRVNRTSNGRGAVSALELADLAALDFGSWKDREESPDWDPVPGELTSVLTLERLLELFTEVRATGRPLQLAIETKHPTRWAGQVEERLLHLLKRFGLAAPPADGPSPIRVMSFSARSLHRVQAAAPTLPTVYLMQFVSPRARDGRLPAGARIAGPGMRIVRSHPGYIDRLHRAGHRVHVWTVNDPADVALCAELGVEAIITNRPKQVLSQLGRI, from the coding sequence ATGACCCACGCACGGCAGCGCAGCGCGCACACCTCCATCCAGGTCATCGCCCACCGCGGGGCCTCCGACGACGCCCCCGAGCACACCCTCGCCGCCTACCGCAAGGCGATCGAGGACGGTGCCGACGGCCTGGAATGCGATGTCCGGCTCACCGCCGACGGCCACCTCGTCTGCGTCCACGACCGGCGGGTGAACCGTACGTCCAACGGGCGCGGCGCCGTGTCGGCGCTGGAGCTCGCCGACCTCGCCGCTCTCGACTTCGGCTCCTGGAAGGACCGCGAGGAGTCGCCCGACTGGGATCCGGTGCCGGGCGAGCTCACCTCCGTACTCACCCTGGAACGGCTCCTGGAGCTCTTCACCGAGGTCCGGGCCACCGGGCGGCCGCTGCAGCTGGCCATCGAGACGAAGCACCCCACCCGCTGGGCCGGGCAGGTCGAGGAGCGGCTGCTGCATCTCCTGAAGCGCTTCGGGCTGGCCGCCCCGCCCGCGGACGGGCCCTCGCCCATCCGCGTGATGAGCTTCTCCGCGCGCTCCCTCCATCGCGTCCAGGCCGCCGCACCCACGCTGCCGACGGTCTACCTGATGCAGTTCGTCTCGCCCCGGGCGCGCGACGGGCGGCTGCCCGCCGGGGCCCGGATCGCGGGGCCGGGCATGCGGATCGTGCGCAGCCATCCGGGATACATCGATCGCCTGCACCGTGCGGGGCACCGGGTGCACGTGTGGACCGTGAACGACCCTGCTGACGTCGCGCTGTGCGCCGAACTCGGCGTCGAGGCGATCATCACCAACCGCCCGAAGCAGGTTCTGTCCCAACTGGGCCGCATTTAG
- a CDS encoding bifunctional DNA primase/polymerase produces MREILGRRRRLRLRRKEGAARLDAALTCATVWQWPVLPGVGTAQATPDGESGGLGCACPEPDCAVPGAHPFDPGLLAATTDERMVRWWWTHRPTAPVMLATGGHAPCAVSLPAVAGARALSALDVLGMRLGPVVATPTRWSLLVAPYTLERLGELLYAKDWVPSSLRFHGEGGYLVLPPSRTGVGQVRWERPPAPVRASTAAPVSAGRAEGGAPAAAAPWLPDVEAVLDALVEASTGAPGGGSRLAH; encoded by the coding sequence ATGCGCGAGATCCTCGGAAGGCGACGCAGGCTCCGGCTCCGGCGCAAGGAGGGGGCCGCCCGGCTCGACGCGGCCCTGACCTGCGCCACCGTATGGCAATGGCCCGTGCTCCCCGGCGTGGGGACGGCGCAGGCCACCCCGGACGGCGAGAGCGGCGGCCTCGGCTGCGCCTGCCCCGAACCCGACTGCGCCGTACCGGGCGCACACCCCTTCGACCCCGGCCTGCTGGCGGCCACCACGGACGAGCGCATGGTGCGCTGGTGGTGGACCCACCGCCCGACCGCCCCCGTGATGCTGGCGACCGGTGGCCACGCGCCCTGCGCGGTGAGCCTGCCCGCCGTGGCAGGCGCCAGAGCGCTGAGTGCCCTCGACGTCCTCGGCATGCGGCTCGGCCCCGTCGTGGCGACGCCCACCCGGTGGTCGCTGCTGGTGGCCCCGTACACGCTGGAACGGCTGGGCGAACTGCTGTACGCGAAGGACTGGGTGCCCAGCTCGCTCCGGTTCCACGGCGAGGGCGGCTACCTCGTCCTTCCGCCGTCCCGGACCGGTGTGGGCCAGGTCCGCTGGGAGCGGCCCCCTGCGCCGGTCAGGGCCTCCACCGCCGCCCCGGTGTCCGCCGGGCGGGCGGAGGGCGGGGCTCCCGCGGCAGCGGCGCCCTGGCTCCCGGACGTCGAAGCGGTCCTGGACGCCCTGGTCGAGGCGAGCACCGGCGCCCCGGGCGGCGGAAGCCGGCTCGCCCACTGA
- a CDS encoding YcnI family copper-binding membrane protein: MKLSRIALAGGVAASTVLLIAGPAAAHVSVQPVGEAAKGGYATLNFKVPNERDQASTVKLEVNFPADHPLSSVTPQAVPGWKIDIAKSKLDKPLEVHGKKITEAVSKVTWTADEGEIAPGYFQQFPVSVGALPEDADQLVFKAIQTYDNKEVVRWIEEPTAGGEEPASPAPVLKLTAAAEGHHGGAADDAKESDGQKAAGADASSKGSSTAASSSSSDTTARTLGIIGIVIGIGGIAFGVLAGRRRSA, translated from the coding sequence ATGAAGCTTTCCCGTATCGCCCTCGCCGGCGGCGTCGCCGCGTCCACCGTCCTGCTGATCGCCGGCCCGGCCGCCGCCCACGTCAGCGTCCAGCCGGTCGGCGAGGCCGCCAAGGGCGGATACGCCACGCTCAACTTCAAGGTCCCCAACGAGCGCGACCAGGCCTCGACCGTGAAGCTCGAAGTCAACTTCCCGGCCGACCACCCGCTGTCGTCCGTCACCCCGCAGGCCGTCCCCGGCTGGAAGATCGACATCGCCAAGAGCAAGCTCGACAAGCCTCTTGAGGTGCACGGCAAGAAGATCACCGAGGCCGTCTCCAAGGTGACCTGGACCGCGGACGAGGGCGAGATCGCCCCCGGCTACTTCCAGCAGTTCCCGGTCTCCGTCGGCGCGCTCCCCGAGGACGCCGACCAGCTCGTCTTCAAGGCGATCCAGACGTACGACAACAAGGAAGTCGTCCGCTGGATCGAGGAGCCCACGGCCGGCGGCGAGGAGCCCGCCAGCCCGGCCCCGGTCCTGAAGCTGACCGCCGCCGCCGAGGGCCACCACGGCGGCGCGGCCGACGACGCCAAGGAGTCCGACGGCCAGAAGGCCGCCGGCGCCGACGCGTCGTCCAAGGGGAGCAGCACCGCCGCGTCCTCCTCCTCCAGCGACACCACCGCCCGCACCCTGGGCATCATCGGCATCGTCATCGGCATCGGTGGCATCGCGTTCGGCGTGCTCGCCGGACGCCGCCGCTCGGCCTGA